The Thermanaerovibrio acidaminovorans DSM 6589 genome contains a region encoding:
- a CDS encoding thymidine phosphorylase: MRFNVLNFIEVKRDGGEHSEGEMRAFVQGLMDGSVADYQAAAWLMAAFIRGLSIREMSHLTVALARSGDVFQLDPSCGFSVDKHSTGGVGDKVTLVLVPLVASLGIPVAKLSGRGLGFTGGTVDKLEAIPGMNVHLTMEAFKAQVAEIGCAVSGHSLQLAPAEGKLYHLRDVTSTVPSMGLIATSIVSKKIAGGANGFVFDVKWGRGALMESYQDAVALGRLLVDLSWELGHPSRAVLTSMEQPLGQWVGNSAEVREAIEVLSGGGPESTRQVCLALAREMVLLANKAQDPEEAMDLCRRGLDDGSALERFAQMVSRQGGDSSIVDPSRWDELLPLAPHVVPLVAQRSGYVSAMDTRAIGEALRSLGGGRMRKEDPIDHRVSIRMACEIGQEVQAGDPLLHVYGRTLGSSQDVVEMLRGAVSIGDEPVEPGPLMRDVIAPLERTGEN; encoded by the coding sequence ATGAGATTTAACGTCCTCAACTTCATAGAGGTCAAGCGGGACGGAGGGGAGCACTCGGAGGGTGAGATGAGGGCCTTCGTCCAGGGGCTCATGGACGGCTCCGTGGCGGACTACCAGGCCGCCGCGTGGCTCATGGCGGCCTTCATAAGGGGGCTCTCCATCCGAGAGATGTCCCACCTCACCGTGGCGCTGGCCCGGTCGGGGGATGTCTTCCAGTTGGATCCCTCCTGCGGCTTCTCGGTGGACAAGCACAGCACCGGCGGGGTGGGGGACAAGGTGACCCTGGTGCTGGTGCCCCTGGTGGCGTCGCTGGGGATACCGGTGGCCAAGCTCAGTGGCCGGGGCCTTGGGTTCACCGGTGGGACGGTGGACAAGCTGGAGGCCATACCGGGGATGAACGTCCACCTCACCATGGAGGCCTTCAAGGCTCAGGTGGCGGAGATAGGCTGTGCGGTGAGCGGACACTCCCTCCAACTGGCCCCCGCGGAGGGGAAGCTGTACCACCTGAGGGACGTGACCTCCACGGTCCCCTCCATGGGACTCATCGCCACCAGCATAGTCAGCAAGAAGATAGCCGGTGGGGCCAACGGCTTCGTGTTCGACGTCAAGTGGGGCCGGGGGGCCCTCATGGAGTCCTACCAAGACGCGGTGGCCCTGGGCCGGTTGCTGGTGGACCTCTCGTGGGAGCTGGGACACCCCAGCAGGGCGGTGCTGACCAGCATGGAGCAGCCATTGGGCCAGTGGGTGGGCAACTCAGCGGAGGTCCGGGAGGCAATAGAGGTCCTCTCCGGAGGTGGGCCCGAGTCCACCCGGCAGGTCTGCCTGGCCCTGGCCAGGGAGATGGTCCTGTTGGCCAACAAGGCCCAAGACCCTGAGGAGGCCATGGATCTCTGCCGCAGGGGCCTGGACGACGGATCCGCCCTGGAGAGGTTCGCCCAGATGGTGTCTCGCCAGGGGGGGGACAGTTCCATAGTGGATCCCTCCCGGTGGGATGAGCTGCTTCCCCTGGCCCCCCATGTGGTCCCCTTGGTGGCCCAGAGGTCCGGCTACGTCTCCGCCATGGACACCCGGGCCATAGGGGAGGCCCTGAGGTCCCTTGGGGGTGGCCGGATGAGGAAGGAGGACCCCATAGATCACCGGGTTTCCATAAGGATGGCCTGTGAGATTGGCCAGGAGGTACAGGCCGGGGATCCGCTGCTTCACGTGTACGGCCGCACACTGGGGTCAAGTCAGGACGTGGTGGAGATGCTCCGGGGGGCGGTGTCCATAGGGGACGAGCCGGTGGAGCCCGGTCCCCTCATGAGGGATGTCATAGCTCCCCTTGAAAGGACCGGCGAAAACTAG
- a CDS encoding purine-nucleoside phosphorylase, whose product MTPRDKVVEALGAIRKLVPVTPDLVMVLGSGVGDFVRVLDNPVSVPYEEIPWWPRSTAPGHAGVLHVGRLGTINVAVLQGRVHYYEGYSMEEVVFPVRVMGEWGAKVFVATNASGGIDRSYSPGQWVLIEDHINLMGANPLVGPNEDFWGVRFPDMTEAYDRDLMRLMERAASRIGVALGRGVYVAMSGPSFETPAEIRMLSKLGGTLVGMSTVPEVIAARHMGLRVLALSCVANYAAGISPNPLTHEEVLREVSRATGDLCRLLPAFLEEMSNEI is encoded by the coding sequence TTGACGCCGAGGGACAAGGTTGTAGAGGCGTTGGGCGCCATAAGGAAGCTGGTCCCCGTTACCCCCGACCTGGTGATGGTGCTGGGGTCCGGGGTGGGTGACTTCGTCAGGGTGCTTGACAACCCAGTTTCGGTCCCCTACGAGGAGATCCCCTGGTGGCCCAGGTCCACCGCGCCGGGGCACGCGGGGGTCCTTCACGTTGGCAGGCTGGGGACCATCAACGTGGCGGTCCTCCAGGGGAGGGTCCACTACTACGAGGGCTACTCCATGGAGGAGGTGGTCTTCCCCGTCCGGGTCATGGGGGAGTGGGGGGCCAAGGTCTTCGTGGCCACCAACGCCTCCGGGGGCATCGACAGGTCCTACTCCCCGGGCCAGTGGGTCCTCATCGAGGATCACATAAACCTCATGGGGGCTAACCCCCTGGTGGGTCCCAACGAGGATTTCTGGGGGGTCCGTTTCCCGGACATGACCGAGGCGTACGACCGGGACCTGATGCGGCTCATGGAGAGGGCCGCATCCCGGATAGGGGTTGCGTTGGGCCGGGGGGTCTACGTAGCCATGTCGGGGCCCAGCTTCGAGACCCCGGCGGAGATTCGCATGCTATCCAAGCTGGGTGGGACCCTGGTTGGGATGTCCACCGTCCCGGAGGTGATAGCCGCCCGACACATGGGCCTCAGGGTGCTGGCCCTCTCCTGCGTGGCCAACTACGCGGCGGGGATATCCCCCAATCCACTGACCCACGAGGAGGTCCTCCGGGAGGTCTCCAGGGCCACCGGGGATCTGTGTCGGCTTTTGCCCGCCTTCTTGGAGGAGATGTCCAATGAGATTTAA
- a CDS encoding tyrosine-type recombinase/integrase, giving the protein MSPLGENGPLDPRMESFLEYLSLERAFSPNTCQAYRRDLSKYVSFCAERGRDPVPPEVDTVSLFLASLRSQGAAKSSVQRAAACIKSFSRFLGEVGEDPGKVPMLPDKPSPMPAILTEGEVLRLLEATAGDAPGDLRDRAMIELLYGCGLRASELCSLTMKDLDLSSGTVRVRGKGDKVRVLPLVGETRSALERYLKVRGTHQGPIFQGDRGGPFRREMLWKMIQRRGRQACIAASRLHPHILRHSCATHLLRRGMDLRTLQCLLGHSSVRTTEVYTHFDLELRDVYDRSHPRAQGS; this is encoded by the coding sequence TTGAGCCCTTTGGGGGAGAACGGGCCGCTGGATCCAAGGATGGAGTCCTTCCTGGAGTACCTCTCCCTTGAGAGGGCCTTCAGCCCCAACACATGTCAGGCCTACAGGAGGGATCTCTCTAAGTACGTCTCCTTCTGCGCCGAGAGGGGGCGGGATCCAGTGCCGCCGGAGGTGGACACGGTGAGCCTGTTCCTAGCTAGCCTGAGGTCCCAGGGGGCCGCCAAGAGCTCGGTTCAGCGGGCGGCGGCGTGCATAAAGTCCTTCAGCCGCTTCCTGGGCGAGGTGGGGGAGGACCCGGGGAAGGTTCCCATGTTGCCCGACAAGCCCTCCCCTATGCCGGCCATCCTGACCGAGGGGGAGGTCCTTCGCCTCCTGGAGGCCACCGCCGGAGATGCCCCCGGGGACCTGAGGGATCGGGCCATGATAGAGCTCCTCTACGGTTGCGGTTTGAGGGCCTCGGAGCTCTGTTCCCTGACCATGAAGGACCTGGACCTGTCATCCGGCACCGTCCGGGTGAGGGGGAAGGGGGACAAGGTGAGGGTCCTTCCCCTGGTGGGGGAGACCAGGTCCGCCCTGGAGCGCTACCTGAAGGTGAGGGGGACCCACCAGGGGCCGATCTTCCAGGGGGACAGAGGAGGTCCCTTTAGGCGGGAGATGCTCTGGAAGATGATCCAACGGAGGGGCCGGCAGGCGTGTATAGCCGCCTCCAGGCTTCATCCCCACATACTGAGGCACTCCTGCGCCACGCATCTGCTGAGGCGGGGGATGGACCTGAGGACCCTGCAGTGTCTGCTGGGTCACTCCTCGGTGAGGACCACCGAGGTCTACACCCACTTTGACCTGGAGCTGAGGGACGTTTACGATAGAAGTCATCCTAGAGCACAAGGGAGTTGA
- a CDS encoding NUDIX hydrolase, which translates to MTEHMKERTLERETIYTGRVLNLVRDRVELPNGKLAWREVAQHRPAVAILPVADDGRLILIRQYRHPVGEVIWEVPAGLVEDGEDLEQAAQRELREEIGYRALELLRGPSFLPSPGFCDEVIHLFLAMGLVRDPLEMDDDEFIGAKFMSKAEVLEMIRDRQVTDGKTLVAVLWFLGGNWG; encoded by the coding sequence TTGACGGAGCACATGAAGGAGAGGACCCTTGAGAGGGAAACCATATACACCGGCAGGGTTTTGAACCTGGTGAGGGACCGGGTGGAGTTGCCCAATGGGAAGCTGGCGTGGCGGGAGGTGGCCCAGCACCGCCCTGCGGTGGCGATCCTGCCCGTGGCTGACGATGGCCGCTTGATCCTCATCCGCCAGTATCGTCACCCGGTGGGGGAGGTCATATGGGAGGTGCCCGCCGGGCTGGTGGAGGATGGGGAGGACCTGGAGCAGGCGGCCCAGCGGGAGCTGCGGGAGGAGATAGGTTACAGGGCCCTGGAGCTTCTAAGGGGACCGTCGTTCCTCCCCTCCCCGGGCTTCTGCGACGAGGTGATCCACCTATTCCTGGCCATGGGCCTTGTCCGTGATCCCCTCGAGATGGACGATGACGAGTTCATCGGGGCTAAGTTCATGTCTAAAGCGGAGGTCCTGGAGATGATTCGTGACCGACAGGTGACGGATGGCAAGACCCTGGTGGCGGTGCTCTGGTTCCTCGGGGGGAACTGGGGTTGA
- a CDS encoding methionyl-tRNA formyltransferase produces the protein MKWAVLSSGPFGALWLEGLLAVGRRPLWIMTKPPRPAGRGYRERVTPVEEVALSFGLTPVRTNSPVDDVAALAPQGLDVLFVVDCSFFIREPLLSFPTMGCINLHPSLLPQLRGAAPIQRALWMGLDVTGVTMFRLVEEMDAGPILMRVPHPVDPDDHFGSLLPKLARLASRMTGDFLDAPDSFSPVPQEGSPSYAPRISNQETRVDWGDGASRVRDMIRALSPSPCAWSTLGGRRIRILKASVDQYPPISSPPGAHYVRDSLPCVVCGDGSGLVLLEVQPEGKRPMESASWLKGLRLSPGAAWE, from the coding sequence ATGAAGTGGGCGGTGTTGAGCTCCGGCCCCTTTGGGGCCCTGTGGCTCGAGGGGCTTCTGGCGGTGGGGAGAAGGCCCCTTTGGATAATGACCAAGCCCCCCAGGCCCGCGGGGAGGGGCTACAGAGAGCGGGTTACCCCCGTGGAGGAGGTGGCCCTCTCCTTCGGCCTGACACCGGTTAGGACAAACTCCCCTGTGGATGATGTGGCCGCCCTAGCCCCTCAGGGACTGGACGTCCTCTTCGTGGTGGACTGCTCCTTCTTCATCCGGGAGCCGCTACTCAGCTTCCCCACCATGGGGTGCATCAACCTCCACCCCTCTCTGCTTCCCCAGCTTAGGGGGGCGGCTCCGATCCAGAGGGCCCTATGGATGGGTCTCGATGTGACCGGGGTCACCATGTTCCGGTTGGTGGAGGAGATGGATGCGGGGCCCATACTCATGAGGGTACCCCACCCGGTGGACCCGGACGACCACTTCGGATCCCTGCTCCCCAAGCTTGCCCGGCTTGCGTCCCGGATGACCGGTGATTTCCTTGATGCGCCGGACTCCTTCTCCCCGGTCCCCCAGGAGGGTAGCCCCTCCTACGCTCCCAGGATATCCAACCAGGAGACCCGGGTGGACTGGGGTGATGGGGCATCCCGGGTGAGGGACATGATCCGAGCCCTCTCCCCCTCCCCCTGTGCCTGGTCCACCCTTGGGGGAAGGAGGATAAGGATCCTCAAGGCCTCGGTGGACCAGTATCCGCCCATCTCTTCCCCCCCGGGGGCTCACTACGTGAGGGACTCCCTGCCCTGCGTGGTCTGCGGTGACGGTAGTGGTTTGGTCCTCCTGGAGGTGCAGCCCGAGGGCAAGCGACCCATGGAGTCCGCCAGCTGGCTCAAGGGGCTGAGGCTGTCGCCGGGGGCCGCTTGGGAGTGA
- the def gene encoding peptide deformylase, whose product MENRKGKVLKVRVFPDPVLRQPVEEVRDFGEELSDLLADMWATMYAKDGVGLAAPQVGISKSLAVIDHHGDRYVVVNPQILSQDGEEEGEEGCLSFPGIFVNVKRPSRIRLRFQDETGAVKEMELQGFIARVFLHEIDHLRGRLLIDHVSPIRRQMIKTRLAKRSEDR is encoded by the coding sequence ATGGAAAACAGGAAGGGTAAGGTTCTAAAGGTCCGGGTCTTCCCGGATCCGGTTCTCCGCCAGCCGGTGGAGGAGGTCCGGGACTTCGGGGAGGAGCTTTCGGACCTTTTGGCGGACATGTGGGCCACCATGTACGCCAAGGACGGGGTTGGCCTTGCGGCCCCCCAGGTGGGCATATCCAAGAGCCTGGCGGTGATAGATCACCACGGGGACCGGTACGTGGTCGTAAATCCCCAGATCCTCTCCCAGGATGGGGAGGAGGAGGGTGAGGAGGGTTGTCTCAGCTTCCCCGGCATCTTCGTGAACGTGAAGCGCCCCAGCAGGATAAGGCTTCGTTTCCAGGACGAGACCGGTGCAGTCAAGGAGATGGAGCTCCAGGGCTTCATAGCCCGTGTCTTCCTCCATGAGATAGATCACCTCAGGGGCCGGCTCCTGATCGACCACGTGTCCCCCATAAGGCGGCAGATGATAAAGACCCGGCTGGCCAAGAGGTCTGAGGATCGATGA
- a CDS encoding S1 RNA-binding domain-containing protein: MVDGLTMNNSGVSEPEPETMESIMEQIDSVNIHRGSVVEGTVVDAREDGWLVDVGYKCEGFLPRREWSHRAIVEKVGEPQVGDRIRVQVTNVGQGEEAQLNLSRWRCEFDERWNALEEKLAQSDVIEVEGIRKVKGGLIVDCCGLEGFIPISHLAEEGRGINPANLVGKTFPVKLVEKDRRKRRLVLSRRSILDEEMASLREEFYANVHEGDILEGEVSSITSFGVFVNLGAMEGLVHITELSWQRGAKAKDLVQKGDKVKVKVIGIDRENNRVSLSLKQAQEDPWVGVTSRWTVGQRTKGVVTNLADFGAFVEIEPGVEGLIHIGDLSWSRVKHPKEVLKKGQEVEVVILEVDGDRRRIGLGLKQLNDPWANVSEKYSKDQVVTVKVVRLADFGAFVEIEDGVEGLIHISQLSRQRVEKPSDVLREGQEVQAKILEVNPSEKRIRLSLRALEEPTGEERHEERREERRRRPAREDHGHSRQQGYVQQQEEFSFTIGDHLNLNR; encoded by the coding sequence ATGGTGGACGGGTTGACGATGAACAATTCCGGTGTGTCCGAGCCGGAGCCTGAGACGATGGAGAGCATCATGGAGCAGATAGACTCCGTGAACATACATCGGGGCAGCGTGGTTGAGGGTACCGTGGTTGATGCCCGGGAGGACGGTTGGCTTGTGGACGTGGGCTACAAGTGCGAGGGCTTCCTTCCCCGGCGGGAGTGGAGCCATCGGGCCATCGTTGAGAAGGTGGGGGAGCCCCAGGTGGGGGACCGGATCCGGGTCCAGGTGACCAACGTGGGTCAGGGCGAGGAGGCCCAGCTCAACCTGAGCCGGTGGCGTTGCGAGTTCGATGAGCGGTGGAACGCCCTGGAGGAGAAGCTCGCCCAGTCGGACGTGATCGAGGTTGAGGGTATCCGCAAGGTCAAGGGAGGGCTCATTGTGGACTGCTGTGGGCTCGAGGGTTTCATTCCCATCTCCCACCTGGCGGAGGAGGGCCGGGGTATCAACCCTGCCAACCTGGTAGGAAAGACCTTCCCGGTTAAGCTGGTGGAGAAGGATCGCAGGAAGCGCCGCCTAGTGCTCTCCCGGCGCAGCATCCTTGACGAGGAGATGGCCTCCCTGCGTGAGGAGTTCTACGCCAACGTGCACGAGGGGGACATCCTGGAGGGTGAGGTCAGCAGCATAACCTCCTTCGGGGTCTTCGTGAACCTGGGGGCCATGGAGGGGCTGGTTCACATCACCGAGCTCTCCTGGCAGAGAGGTGCCAAGGCGAAGGACCTGGTCCAGAAGGGCGACAAGGTCAAGGTGAAGGTGATAGGTATAGACCGGGAGAACAACCGGGTTTCCCTGAGCCTCAAGCAGGCCCAGGAGGATCCGTGGGTGGGGGTCACCTCCCGCTGGACCGTTGGCCAGAGGACCAAGGGGGTCGTAACCAACCTGGCGGACTTTGGGGCCTTCGTGGAGATCGAGCCCGGCGTGGAGGGGCTCATCCACATCGGTGACCTTAGCTGGAGCCGGGTTAAGCACCCCAAGGAGGTCCTCAAGAAGGGCCAGGAGGTGGAGGTGGTTATCCTGGAGGTCGATGGGGACCGTCGTCGCATAGGCCTCGGCCTCAAGCAGCTCAACGATCCGTGGGCCAACGTCTCCGAGAAGTACTCCAAGGACCAGGTGGTGACCGTCAAGGTGGTTCGCCTGGCGGACTTTGGGGCCTTCGTGGAGATCGAGGACGGGGTGGAGGGGCTGATCCACATATCCCAGCTGAGCCGTCAGCGGGTCGAGAAGCCCTCGGACGTCCTTAGGGAGGGACAGGAGGTCCAGGCCAAGATCCTGGAGGTTAACCCCTCGGAGAAGAGGATCCGCCTGAGCCTGAGGGCCCTGGAGGAGCCCACCGGGGAGGAGCGTCACGAGGAGCGCCGGGAGGAGCGCCGCCGTCGCCCCGCCCGGGAGGACCATGGACACTCCAGGCAGCAGGGCTACGTGCAGCAGCAGGAGGAGTTCTCCTTCACCATAGGAGACCATCTGAACCTGAATCGGTAA
- the ispH gene encoding 4-hydroxy-3-methylbut-2-enyl diphosphate reductase, with the protein MKVLVASPTGLCFGVRRAIEALEATLEERGRVYSLGSPIHNPQEVERLKAKGLVVVDEIDQVPPGVTLFIRAHGVSPQVFREALRRCGEVIDGTCPFVRKAQERAMVLSDEGYPVLIVGDGEHPEVKGILGFVNGFAAVVPHRGRLEEVLDGHRFQKVGVLSQTTQKLEVFFDVVKALVGIVPEVRVYNTICSATLERQRAVCELASSVQGIVVMGGRNSANTRKLYQIALESGAQAVWIEHPDELDYGWLADKGSIGLAAGGSTPDWLIRELIERLEKL; encoded by the coding sequence GTGAAGGTCCTGGTGGCGAGTCCCACGGGGCTCTGTTTTGGGGTTAGAAGGGCCATAGAGGCCCTGGAGGCCACCCTGGAGGAGAGGGGGCGGGTCTACTCCCTTGGCAGCCCTATTCACAATCCCCAGGAGGTGGAGCGGCTGAAGGCCAAGGGGTTGGTGGTGGTGGACGAGATAGATCAGGTTCCCCCGGGGGTGACCCTATTTATCCGGGCCCACGGGGTGAGCCCCCAGGTCTTCCGGGAGGCGTTGAGACGCTGCGGCGAGGTGATAGACGGTACCTGTCCCTTCGTGAGGAAGGCCCAGGAGAGGGCCATGGTCCTATCGGATGAGGGCTACCCGGTGCTGATCGTGGGCGACGGGGAGCATCCGGAGGTTAAGGGGATCCTGGGCTTCGTCAACGGTTTCGCCGCGGTGGTGCCCCACCGGGGGCGGCTTGAGGAGGTCCTGGACGGGCACAGGTTCCAGAAGGTGGGAGTCCTGAGTCAGACCACCCAGAAACTGGAGGTTTTTTTCGACGTTGTTAAGGCCTTGGTGGGTATCGTTCCCGAAGTTAGAGTGTATAATACGATCTGTAGCGCCACCCTTGAGAGACAGAGGGCGGTATGTGAACTTGCGTCCTCCGTTCAGGGCATAGTGGTGATGGGTGGCAGGAACAGCGCTAACACCCGGAAGCTGTATCAGATAGCCCTAGAGTCGGGGGCCCAGGCGGTGTGGATAGAGCATCCTGACGAGCTGGATTACGGGTGGCTGGCGGACAAGGGTTCCATCGGGTTGGCGGCTGGGGGTAGCACCCCTGACTGGTTGATCCGGGAATTGATAGAAAGGCTTGAGAAACTGTAG
- the miaA gene encoding tRNA (adenosine(37)-N6)-dimethylallyltransferase MiaA yields the protein MRTPVPLPAIIGPTAVGKTDFSLMLAEALGGEIISVDSRQIYRYLDVGTDKVSAQVRRRVIHHCIDVADPDEVFSVADFVRSANGAIERITNRGRVPILVGGTPFYFKALEGGLLSDLPTDRAIRRRIEEEMSVKGRLAMHRELMEVDPESARRIDPNDAHRIARALEIYRQSGKPPTWWYRNSPPAGGGIRMFYVGLTRPRGELYDRIAQRVRIQFSSGYPEEVMWLLENGFPEHMPSMQGFGYRELVAWAKGEVTLEEAMELDVRRTKAFSRRQMTWFRRFSPCEWYDLSEMEVSQVLESVVRRLEELWEGSE from the coding sequence TTGAGAACCCCAGTTCCTTTGCCGGCCATAATAGGTCCCACCGCGGTGGGGAAGACGGACTTCAGCCTCATGTTGGCGGAGGCCCTGGGCGGGGAGATCATCTCCGTGGACTCCAGGCAGATATACCGCTACCTGGACGTGGGCACCGATAAGGTCTCCGCCCAGGTGAGGAGGCGGGTGATCCACCACTGCATAGACGTGGCGGACCCGGACGAGGTCTTCTCCGTGGCGGATTTTGTTCGTTCCGCCAACGGGGCGATCGAGAGGATAACCAACCGGGGCAGGGTGCCCATCCTGGTGGGGGGTACCCCCTTCTACTTCAAGGCCCTGGAGGGGGGACTGTTGTCGGACCTCCCCACCGACCGGGCCATCCGGCGGCGGATAGAGGAGGAGATGTCAGTCAAGGGCCGCCTGGCCATGCACCGGGAGCTAATGGAGGTGGACCCCGAGTCCGCCCGAAGGATAGATCCCAACGACGCACACCGGATAGCCCGGGCCCTTGAGATATACCGTCAGAGCGGCAAGCCCCCCACCTGGTGGTACAGGAACAGTCCGCCGGCTGGAGGGGGGATCCGGATGTTCTACGTGGGGCTTACCAGGCCCCGGGGGGAGCTGTACGATCGGATAGCCCAGAGGGTTCGGATCCAGTTCTCCTCTGGCTATCCGGAGGAGGTAATGTGGCTTCTGGAGAACGGCTTCCCGGAGCACATGCCGTCCATGCAGGGTTTTGGCTACAGGGAGCTGGTGGCCTGGGCCAAGGGGGAGGTGACCCTAGAGGAGGCCATGGAGCTGGACGTGAGGCGAACCAAGGCCTTCTCCCGGCGGCAGATGACCTGGTTCAGGCGGTTCTCCCCCTGCGAGTGGTACGACCTGTCCGAGATGGAGGTATCCCAAGTGCTCGAATCGGTGGTCCGTCGTCTCGAGGAGCTGTGGGAGGGGTCAGAGTGA
- the mutL gene encoding DNA mismatch repair endonuclease MutL — protein sequence MELPPEVREKIAAGEVIERPLSVVKELLENSLDAGAKRVSVALSQGGKTSITVEDDGSGIPFEDLPLALTRHATSKIRSVDDLYGIRSLGFRGEALASICAVSRLEIRSRRMDQELGGLIIAEGGEIVLHERVPHPVGTVVKVEELFFNLPARRKFLKSPSAEVRRISQLLQEMSLVNFHRRIQLSSDGRRVFESPGFESPRDAARHLWGCDPKEGFMDHQGLSCHLLWSGSGEGRGNLCFFVNGRRIHDPSLRAAIQGASGTLGGDWVVFLVVPPEEVDVNVHPTKSEVRFKRPRDVFSLVHRGALSVIGGGLGLDGPPGQPIPPARDRRDEPPQVKSPSVEDRMPRLDGPSFGGPQDPAKRLVVGSPLAEMVSQVRYVGEAGRGYLIYEFPRGVIFLDPHAAEERITYEKIVRGSQGGTQVLAFPVEIPEGLAMSLEGLWGPLEDLGFRFDREGSGAMRMVGIPQHLSSFDVSPMEWLRWCSSGGDQEEGSGRQVKLLERMASRACRRSMKLGDSLDRDGARRLFEELLRCSVPQACPHGRSTFFVLPWEDIESRLGR from the coding sequence TTGGAACTGCCCCCGGAGGTCAGGGAGAAGATCGCCGCCGGGGAGGTCATAGAGAGGCCCCTCTCGGTGGTTAAGGAGCTCCTGGAGAACTCCCTGGACGCGGGAGCCAAGAGGGTGTCGGTGGCTCTTTCCCAGGGGGGGAAGACCTCCATCACCGTGGAGGACGACGGATCGGGGATCCCCTTCGAGGACCTGCCTCTGGCCCTCACCAGGCACGCCACCAGCAAGATCCGGTCCGTGGACGACCTTTACGGCATAAGGTCCCTGGGATTCCGGGGGGAGGCCCTGGCCAGCATCTGCGCGGTGAGCCGCCTGGAGATAAGGAGCCGCCGGATGGACCAGGAGCTGGGAGGGCTGATCATCGCCGAGGGTGGGGAGATCGTGTTGCACGAGAGGGTCCCCCACCCAGTGGGAACGGTGGTGAAGGTGGAGGAACTGTTCTTCAACCTCCCCGCCCGGAGAAAGTTCCTTAAGTCCCCGTCGGCGGAGGTGAGGAGGATAAGCCAGCTCCTTCAGGAGATGAGCCTGGTCAACTTCCACCGGCGAATCCAGCTCTCCTCCGACGGGAGGCGGGTCTTTGAGTCCCCCGGGTTCGAAAGCCCCAGGGATGCGGCGCGCCACCTATGGGGGTGCGATCCCAAGGAGGGGTTTATGGACCACCAGGGCCTGAGCTGCCACCTCCTGTGGAGCGGCTCCGGCGAGGGGCGCGGCAACCTCTGCTTCTTCGTAAACGGAAGGAGGATCCACGATCCGTCCCTTCGGGCGGCGATCCAGGGTGCGTCGGGGACCTTGGGAGGGGACTGGGTGGTGTTCCTCGTGGTCCCGCCGGAGGAGGTGGACGTTAACGTCCACCCCACCAAGTCGGAGGTCCGGTTCAAGCGCCCCCGGGACGTCTTCTCCCTGGTCCATCGGGGGGCCCTGTCGGTGATAGGGGGAGGTTTAGGATTGGACGGACCACCCGGGCAGCCGATCCCTCCGGCGAGGGATCGGCGGGATGAGCCGCCGCAGGTGAAGTCGCCGTCGGTGGAGGACCGGATGCCCCGGTTGGATGGGCCATCCTTTGGGGGCCCCCAAGATCCGGCTAAGAGGCTTGTTGTCGGGTCCCCCCTGGCGGAGATGGTGAGCCAGGTGAGGTACGTGGGGGAGGCTGGCAGGGGGTATCTCATCTACGAGTTCCCCCGAGGGGTCATATTCCTGGATCCCCATGCGGCGGAGGAGAGGATAACCTACGAGAAGATAGTCCGGGGATCCCAGGGGGGCACCCAGGTTTTGGCCTTCCCGGTGGAGATCCCCGAGGGGCTTGCCATGTCGCTGGAGGGGCTTTGGGGGCCGCTGGAGGATCTCGGTTTCCGGTTCGATCGAGAGGGCAGTGGGGCCATGCGGATGGTGGGGATACCCCAGCACCTGTCCTCCTTCGACGTGTCCCCCATGGAGTGGCTCCGATGGTGCTCCTCCGGGGGGGACCAGGAGGAGGGATCGGGCCGCCAGGTCAAGCTGCTGGAGAGGATGGCCAGCAGGGCGTGCAGGCGGTCCATGAAGCTGGGGGATTCGCTGGATCGGGATGGGGCCAGGAGGCTCTTCGAGGAGCTCCTCCGTTGCTCGGTCCCCCAGGCCTGCCCCCATGGCAGGTCCACCTTCTTCGTCCTCCCCTGGGAGGACATAGAATCTAGGCTTGGGAGGTAG